CGCCGCCGGCGGCTACCGGTCCTTAAGCCCGGCCCGGCAACGCATCAAGCACCTTCTCCTGGAGCTGATCCCGGTGGCGCTGGCCGGTATTCCGCCGCGGTGGACATCGCCGCGGTACCAACCCACTTCCGGATGCACGACAAGCTTCCCCCGGTCGCCGTGGCTGAGCGGTCAAGGTCTACCCGGAGAAAACTGGTGGATCCCGGTGGCAGGTGAAAATGCAGCTGGCGGAAGTCGAAGCGCCGGGCCATCACCCGCTGACCGCCGGCAGTCAGCTCATGAAGCCGCCGGCGGGCGGCGGCTTCAACTTGAGCCAGATCGTTCAGCAGGCGCGCCCGGAGCGGATTCAAATGGATGTAGGCTGCAAGCTGCTTCAGATAGGCGTCTTCCTGTAATTAAATGATTTTAGCGGATCTCTATTTTCTAAATCATGATGCCTTCGTAAAAAATCCGAATTGTCATCCCGGCCCGAGCGCAGCGAGGGATCTCTTCGTAGAACTAAATGTATAATAACAGCGGATGTTTTAAGATTCCTCGTCGCAAGCTCCTCGGAATGACAATGGCAGTTTTCGGCCTTTTTACGACGTTATCATACATGCCTGCCGACCTATATTGCACAATTCGTGAGCCAGAAGAGGATCCGCCGGCCCACTTTTCATTAGTTGGCCGGGCAGAGGGTGTTGGAGAATTTTCTCAAGGGCCTGAGCGGCCTTAATCAGCTTCGCAAGGTTAATCCCGGTATCTACGCCCATTTCTTCGAACATGAATACGACATCCTCCGTCGCAAGATTCCCGGCGGCCTGTGGAACGTTTGGACATCCACCTATGCCTCCGAGCGAGGTATCGAACATGTTTATACCTGCCAGGTAGCCAGCGTAAAGGTTTGCCATCGCCACTCCTCTGTTGTTGTGAAGATGCAGGCAAAGCGGGACGTCAGCAAGTTCTTGTTTGAAGAAGGAAACCATTTTCGAGATCTGCCTTGGATTGGCCATGCCGGTAGTATCGGCCAAGGAAATGCGATCTGCGCCGCATCCGACAAAATGACGAGCGATTTTTAACACATCTGCCTCAGGCACTCTGCCTTGGTATGGACAACCGAAAGAAACGGCAATCGCGCCCGCCACCGGCACACTTTTCTCTCGGGCCATTTCGAAGATCGCTTCGAGATCCGCAAGGGAATCGACGACGCTGCGGCGTACATTGGCCTGGTTATGAGCATCGGAGGCGGATACAAATACCAGCAAACGGTCCGCGCCGGCTTTGAGCGCGAGCTGGGCGCCTTTAATGTTGGGCACCATGATCTCGTGCTTCAACGGCCCGGAGCGATCTACACGGGCCATCAAATCGGCTGCATCCTTAAGCTGCGGAATTGCTTTTGGATTCACGAATGAGGTCGTTTCCAGGTATTCGACCCCGGCTTCTGAAAGGGCTTGAATCAGCAATAGTTTGTCTTCGGTGGAGACAAAAGCTTTCTCAGACTGCAATCCGTCTCGCAGGGCTACTTCTCTGATAATCACCTTGGATGCGACGTCCATTTGCATTTTTGCACCATTATCATTGAAGGATCCTTACCAAGTCTACCGCTTTGAAGGATACTCGGTCAACATTGTTGAATTTCACAATACTCTGGTGTCCCGGTTTCTGATTAATCCAGGTCGAAAGCGGGTTCTCCCTGCAGGCGTAGCCGGCGCGTGGGCGTTTTCCGGCCCCATGGAGGGGTTCGTGCGACAGGCTCTTGGTTATAAATAGAACCAGTTCAAGGCCGTGGAATCTTCGTACTTTATTTCCCCCGTTTTTCCTATGGGCTCCTCGATGGTCATCCGTTCGACCGCATCGTCCTCCGGCCGCATCTTGGCCAGGAATCTGTTGCCGTCTTCGTCTCTTCCTATCACAATCACCCCGCTTGCCCTGGCGCTACGGTCATAGGAAATGGAGTATGTTTCCAACACCCCCTTGCCAGAGGCGCGGTCGACAACGTTAACCCGGGGGTATCGCTTGGCCTTCTTTTTCGGATCGTGGGGCGTCAATCCGGTGTCGCCCGGGGAAGCGCTGTACAGTCCCACGGAGTGCTTGCTGATAAACCAGCTTAACGCCTGCACCAAGCCGTAGGCCCCTGGATTGCGGCGCAGTAGCTCCACCATGCTGGATATGGCGTGTAGGGCATAGTTATTCCCGGGTCCGCCGAAGTATGGCATGCCACCCGTGACGGTAAGGGGCCTCGGATCGTCAGGCTTGATGCCCAGCATCTCCCTGGCGATACGCGGAGCGCACGGAAAACAGCTGTAGAAGTCGAGGTACTCGACCTCGTCCAGCGATATTGAGGCCTGGCCCAGGGCGCCTTCAACCGCGTCGGCCAGCGAAGGGCTGGCCCACAGGTGGGGACGTTCCGTCACGTGGAAGACGTCCTCCGCATCACCGTAACCTCTTAAAAAAACTATTTTATCCTTGGGTATGCCGCATTCCTCCGCCGTCTCCAGGTCGCTCATCAAAACCGCCGCCGCCTGATTCACGCTCATGTTGGAACACATCGACTTGGTGTAAGGGTAGACCACCATGCGGTTCTCGGATGTCACCTCGGCGATCTCCTCGGCGCTCATGGCTTTTCTGGTCCAGGAGAAGGGATTGTTGGAGGCGATCGTCGACATATCGGCGCAGAAGGAGGAGAGCTCGTGACAGTGATCGGCCAGAGTCTTGTTCCAATGGGCCCGCAGGGCGTTCTCAAACAGAGCGTATATAGCCGCCGGCCAGCCCAATCCGTATCGAACCTCGATGTCGGTGAGGGGCATCCTGATGTCTCCCACGAAACGTTTCCGCCTGGACGAAGCATCACCGCGATAATAATCGTCGAGAACGTTGGCCATGGGCTGAATCTTTTCACGGGTGTAGAACGCCTCGGCACCACAGATAAGCACCCACTGTGATTGTCCCGAGAGGATCCTCTCGGCCGCGCGGTTCACGAACCACTGGGGCGCCGTGGCTCCGATAGCGGTATAGCCCGTCTCCGAGGGTCGGATTCCCAGTGTATCGGATAGGTCCTGCGCTGGAGCCTCCAGGTCTCGCGAGATGCAGTTGACTATGTAGAGCGTATCCACCCTGTTGAGATTATCCAGGGACGCGTCCCTTCCGGCTGCCCGTGCCGCTTCGGCCATCATATCGATGGGGTTGAGCTGCTGCGCGGTCGTCTCGCGATACACCGACTGCGCCACCCCGACCAGAACCGGCATCTTGCTCTTCAACATAAATCCATCCTTCCTTTACTCATAGGTTAGGTACCCTTTCTCGCTAAACCAGTTCCACCATCCATCCCTCGTCCTCACCCCGGCATATCACCTTTCCTTCCATCTCCAGCTTGTCCAGGTGGCACTGCAGCATTTGGGGGGCGGGGAAGACGGTTATCAAGGAATTTTTGAATACCCTTGTTACCAGGTCGGGAAAGGATACGGGCCCCGAGACAAGCTCATTTAAAATCCTCTCCTCGCGGCGCAGTATGGCTGCCCTGGTTTTCTCGATCTCGTTATGGGGTTCCTTGCTCGGTCTCCCGTGGGAGGGGAGGAGCAGCCTTGCGGGAAGCTGCGAGAGCCGGTCCAGGCCGTTCAGGAATTCCGTAACTCCGCCGGAAGAAGGGGAATACCAGGTTACGACGTCCCCCACGGCATCAGCGCTGAAGAGGATTCCGTGGTCCCTGTCGAAGAGGGAAACCATGCCCTGGGCATGGCCTGGGATCACGATCACCTGGAAGGAGAAATCACCCAGGACGAACTCCCCTTCCGTAGGGATCTCGTCGGTGGCCGTAAAACCGGCCATGGCACAGGAGACATTACTGAAGTACTCGATGATATCCATCTCCTGTGGAGCCGCGGGGCCCAACCCATAGCGGGAAGGTAGTGTTACATCGAAGGTACGGTTAAGCCGCGAGGGCTCGGCGGCCAGAGGTATCTCCACCGGATGAAGGAAAATGCGGGGGCTTATCTCCTGCAGGAGGTAGCGCATAGCGCCCACATGGTCGGGATGGGCGTGAGTAAGAACCACGGTGTGAACGTCCTCGATGCGTAAGCCCTGTACCGCCACGAAATTCTTGACCTTCTGGTAGGCCTGCTCCTGGCCGCAGCCCACATCCACCAGGATAGCTCCATCCTCGTCACGAATAAGCAGTATATTTGCGGAGGCCGGCCAAATAGCCTCCTCTATCTGAAGAAAATGCATACCTTCAGGCAACACAATGCGCCCCCTCTCATATTCGATGCCATCTCTTAGACAAATCATCACGGAAGACCTATCGACACTGGTTTACGGTCATAATTACGGCTCGCATTATTGAGTATTCCCTGAATCCGTGAGGTGTGGTTGAGCGAGCTGAGTTGCGGGCATGGCGACTCCATTTTGAGCGGCCGACGAGGCCCTGTTTCAGCCGGTTCCTCGGATCATCGACTTTCGAGTGGCGGAAAAGAGCTCATGACGGTGCTCTTTCAGCCGTTTATAGATCAACTCCTGGATCACGGTCTTTACGCGACGCCGCACGGCCCGATGCCGTACGGGCGGAAAATGGGCCAGGAGCGCGTGCGGTTCGGAGGGGATACCGACTTGAGGGACCCGGAAACGCGACAACGACCGGCGATCGGCACAAGCGGCACACTCCATGTGTGCCGCACCGATCGCGGATGTCATTGCCAGCGGAAACGGAGCGTGAGTCGGAGGCTCCTCTCCGAACCGTTGATTTCCCAAACTATACCAAAAGCGTTGTTTTAGGGACAATATATTCCGATGATTTTCGGACACTGTTGACCGGTGTTCACAGCAAAGCCATCATAGCTGCATCAACACCCGGATGAGGCGATTCAGCACGCAAGGATCGAAGTCTCGGTGGATCTCGATTCGATGCCGACCATTAACCACCAGGCTGAGGGCCGGTCCGCCGCAAAGTATGGCCCTTTCTGATTTCGGTACCGGCCATTCCACCAGGCACGTGGTGGAGTCGGCCATCCTGGATCGTTGCTCCTTTCTCCTGTACCTGAAGCAATAGAGTTTCAGATCCTGCTGACGGCAGTACTTTTTGAGTGAGCCCGCTCGCCTCCCAGCGCCTCATGTGCTCCAACCAAAACCTTCGCTTTTCCTATCGCACTCCAAGGGCTGAATGCCGCATCGCTGACATCTTTTCCTCTGGAGGTCGGCTTCCCGTAGTCGGTGGAGCGAAAAAAGATCGGGTTCGCTGAACGCTCACGTGTTGACTGACTGATTTGATAGAAAAGACCCGCAACCCTCTTTTTCTCGCCTCTTCATCATTTCTTCATTTTCCTCCGTTACATTCCCACCCAAGGACGGATCGGATCAGGAGACCCCTTTCCGATG
This is a stretch of genomic DNA from Desulfoglaeba alkanexedens ALDC. It encodes these proteins:
- a CDS encoding acetyl-CoA acetyltransferase: MLKSKMPVLVGVAQSVYRETTAQQLNPIDMMAEAARAAGRDASLDNLNRVDTLYIVNCISRDLEAPAQDLSDTLGIRPSETGYTAIGATAPQWFVNRAAERILSGQSQWVLICGAEAFYTREKIQPMANVLDDYYRGDASSRRKRFVGDIRMPLTDIEVRYGLGWPAAIYALFENALRAHWNKTLADHCHELSSFCADMSTIASNNPFSWTRKAMSAEEIAEVTSENRMVVYPYTKSMCSNMSVNQAAAVLMSDLETAEECGIPKDKIVFLRGYGDAEDVFHVTERPHLWASPSLADAVEGALGQASISLDEVEYLDFYSCFPCAPRIAREMLGIKPDDPRPLTVTGGMPYFGGPGNNYALHAISSMVELLRRNPGAYGLVQALSWFISKHSVGLYSASPGDTGLTPHDPKKKAKRYPRVNVVDRASGKGVLETYSISYDRSARASGVIVIGRDEDGNRFLAKMRPEDDAVERMTIEEPIGKTGEIKYEDSTALNWFYL
- a CDS encoding hydroxymethylglutaryl-CoA lyase produces the protein MQMDVASKVIIREVALRDGLQSEKAFVSTEDKLLLIQALSEAGVEYLETTSFVNPKAIPQLKDAADLMARVDRSGPLKHEIMVPNIKGAQLALKAGADRLLVFVSASDAHNQANVRRSVVDSLADLEAIFEMAREKSVPVAGAIAVSFGCPYQGRVPEADVLKIARHFVGCGADRISLADTTGMANPRQISKMVSFFKQELADVPLCLHLHNNRGVAMANLYAGYLAGINMFDTSLGGIGGCPNVPQAAGNLATEDVVFMFEEMGVDTGINLAKLIKAAQALEKILQHPLPGQLMKSGPADPLLAHELCNIGRQACMITS
- a CDS encoding MBL fold metallo-hydrolase, yielding MPEGMHFLQIEEAIWPASANILLIRDEDGAILVDVGCGQEQAYQKVKNFVAVQGLRIEDVHTVVLTHAHPDHVGAMRYLLQEISPRIFLHPVEIPLAAEPSRLNRTFDVTLPSRYGLGPAAPQEMDIIEYFSNVSCAMAGFTATDEIPTEGEFVLGDFSFQVIVIPGHAQGMVSLFDRDHGILFSADAVGDVVTWYSPSSGGVTEFLNGLDRLSQLPARLLLPSHGRPSKEPHNEIEKTRAAILRREERILNELVSGPVSFPDLVTRVFKNSLITVFPAPQMLQCHLDKLEMEGKVICRGEDEGWMVELV